A window of the Streptomyces sp. Ag109_O5-10 genome harbors these coding sequences:
- a CDS encoding amylo-alpha-1,6-glucosidase: MTAARSGPAFSVHDIPFSTRGSWFGISPVLAERTRAEDLHLVSHQNGMHAVLSLVPLDPATGERAKTRVEAAPGLLTWTGAAGRVDLAFESPDTVRLRGAGLPLRISAAARTLTPFSGTYFYREPAADAYVFTSYETGRRYRVTVLSGSAAAVSGSQMLGSGERGVSVTAGTGASWEAAVEELDSARLPYTSSQTFDAVVAAAEHAFAAFVDAVAPWRSQATPAASLAAYVIWSATVRPAGLVTRPAVLMSKHWMDKVWSWDHCFNALALAPGAPALAWDQFCLPFDHQDETGALPDSVTHSEVLHNFVKPPIHGWTLSHLRSRLPEPIGRSELAKIYGRLARWTDFWLTARRAPGAALPHYQHGNDSGWDNATTFDPERVVVTADLAAFLILQLHELARLAAELDLPDQARRWARTAAATQAAMLDELWTPERFVTRGVDSAATWGSSSLLDLMPIALGEHLPEHIRKTLADRIETHLTPYGLATEHPTSPHYRADGYWRGPIWAPATVLIEDGLRRAGHHRLADEISARFRALCETHGFAENFDALAGTGLRDRAYTWTASSYLLLAEAHARRDSR, from the coding sequence ATGACCGCCGCCCGATCCGGCCCGGCCTTCTCCGTCCATGACATCCCGTTCAGCACGCGCGGATCCTGGTTCGGCATCTCTCCCGTGCTCGCGGAGAGGACCAGGGCCGAAGACCTTCACCTCGTCTCGCACCAGAACGGCATGCACGCCGTCTTGAGCCTTGTGCCGCTCGACCCCGCGACGGGCGAGCGGGCCAAGACCCGCGTCGAGGCGGCCCCGGGCCTGCTGACCTGGACCGGCGCGGCCGGGCGCGTGGATCTCGCCTTCGAGTCGCCGGACACCGTACGACTGCGCGGCGCGGGTCTGCCGCTGCGGATCTCGGCGGCGGCCCGGACGCTCACCCCGTTCAGCGGTACGTACTTCTACCGCGAACCGGCCGCCGACGCGTACGTGTTCACCTCGTACGAGACCGGCCGCCGCTACCGGGTCACCGTGCTGTCGGGTTCCGCCGCCGCGGTGTCCGGCAGTCAGATGCTCGGCAGCGGCGAACGAGGCGTCAGTGTCACCGCGGGCACGGGCGCCAGCTGGGAGGCAGCCGTCGAGGAACTGGACAGCGCACGTCTGCCCTACACGTCCTCGCAGACGTTCGACGCCGTCGTGGCGGCCGCGGAGCACGCCTTCGCCGCGTTCGTCGACGCGGTGGCCCCCTGGCGCTCGCAGGCCACGCCGGCCGCCTCACTCGCCGCGTATGTCATATGGTCGGCGACGGTCCGTCCGGCGGGGCTGGTCACCCGGCCGGCGGTGCTGATGTCCAAGCACTGGATGGACAAGGTGTGGAGCTGGGACCACTGCTTCAACGCCCTCGCCCTGGCCCCCGGAGCACCCGCTCTCGCGTGGGACCAGTTCTGCCTGCCCTTCGACCACCAGGACGAGACCGGGGCCCTTCCCGACTCGGTGACCCACTCCGAGGTCCTCCACAACTTCGTCAAGCCGCCCATTCACGGCTGGACCCTGTCCCACCTGCGCAGCCGGCTCCCCGAGCCGATCGGCCGTAGCGAACTCGCGAAAATCTACGGCCGGTTGGCGCGGTGGACGGACTTCTGGCTGACCGCCCGCCGCGCACCGGGCGCCGCCCTGCCCCACTACCAGCACGGCAACGACAGCGGCTGGGACAACGCCACCACCTTCGACCCCGAGCGCGTGGTCGTCACCGCCGACCTGGCCGCCTTCCTCATCCTCCAGCTCCACGAACTCGCCCGGCTGGCCGCAGAACTGGACCTGCCCGACCAGGCTCGGCGCTGGGCCCGTACCGCCGCCGCGACCCAGGCCGCGATGCTCGACGAACTGTGGACGCCAGAGCGGTTCGTGACCCGCGGCGTCGACAGCGCCGCGACCTGGGGCAGCTCCAGCCTGCTGGACCTCATGCCCATCGCGCTGGGCGAGCACCTGCCCGAGCACATCCGGAAAACCCTGGCCGACCGGATCGAAACCCACCTGACTCCGTACGGACTGGCCACCGAACATCCCACCTCGCCCCACTACCGTGCCGACGGCTACTGGCGCGGCCCGATCTGGGCCCCCGCCACCGTCCTCATCGAGGACGGCCTGCGCCGCGCCGGCCACCACCGCCTCGCCGACGAGATCAGCGCCCGCTTCCGCGCCCTGTGCGAAACGCACGGCTTCGCCGAGAACTTCGACGCCCTCGCCGGAACAGGCCTGCGCGACCGCGCCTACACCTGGACCGCGAGCAGCTACCTCCTGCTCGCCGAGGCACACGCACGCCGAGACAGCCGCTGA
- a CDS encoding SDR family oxidoreductase: MKTVLITGTSSGYGRETALYFHSQGWNVIATMRTPRPGVLPEADRLRVIELDVTRPESITAAFETAGPVDVLVNNAGVPSISVFEGTPMARVREVFETNTFGVMATTQAVLPQFRERGSGVVVNVTSSVVLGHMPLSAVYKASKMAIEGFTASLALELAPFGVRAKTVQPGACLTTNFAANATKGASLDELVPAPYAPWAKKAMGDFTGQDLFTKERDVAETVWRAVHDTTGQLRFPAGLDAVSLSQAK; the protein is encoded by the coding sequence GTGAAGACGGTTCTGATCACTGGCACCTCGTCCGGGTACGGGCGGGAGACCGCCCTCTACTTCCACTCGCAGGGGTGGAACGTCATCGCCACGATGCGGACGCCGCGTCCAGGCGTCCTTCCTGAGGCGGACCGGCTCCGCGTCATCGAGCTCGACGTGACCAGGCCCGAGAGCATCACCGCCGCGTTCGAGACAGCCGGGCCCGTCGACGTCCTGGTCAACAACGCGGGCGTCCCATCGATCAGCGTGTTCGAGGGCACCCCCATGGCCCGAGTGCGGGAGGTCTTCGAGACCAACACGTTCGGCGTGATGGCGACGACGCAGGCGGTGCTGCCCCAGTTCCGCGAGCGCGGCTCCGGCGTGGTGGTCAACGTGACATCCAGCGTGGTGCTGGGCCATATGCCGCTCTCGGCCGTCTACAAGGCGAGCAAGATGGCCATCGAGGGGTTCACCGCATCCCTCGCGCTCGAGCTCGCGCCCTTCGGTGTACGGGCGAAGACGGTCCAGCCGGGCGCCTGTCTGACGACGAACTTCGCGGCCAACGCGACGAAGGGCGCCTCGCTGGACGAGCTGGTGCCGGCGCCCTACGCACCATGGGCGAAGAAGGCCATGGGCGACTTCACGGGCCAGGACCTGTTCACCAAGGAGCGCGACGTCGCCGAGACAGTGTGGCGAGCCGTGCACGACACGACCGGCCAGCTGCGATTCCCCGCCGGGCTCGACGCGGTCTCACTCTCCCAGGCGAAGTGA
- a CDS encoding alpha/beta hydrolase: MTTARPSLDPELQELLADMPLMSQLSAEVLAQVRPFSSMPVEPLLEGRAIARREVTVASPDGTPIPLSVFSPANSDRTAAAPCVYWMHGGGMVMGDRFSQIDIPLEWLDEFGAVVVSVDYRLAPESTGTIPVDDCYQGLLWIADHAAELGIDPARIIVAGASAGGGLAAGVTLLARDLGTPTIAAQVLIGPMLDHRNTSASSLQYSNGPGVWTREMNGFGWRCLLGDLTDDEVPAYVSPALADDLAGLPTTYIDTGSAEVFRDEDTDYATRIWAAGGQAELHVWAGGFHGFDALYPQAHISATARRTRTDWLARLLPTNPAA, translated from the coding sequence ATGACCACAGCACGCCCCTCCCTCGACCCCGAACTGCAGGAACTCCTGGCCGACATGCCGCTGATGTCCCAGCTCAGCGCGGAAGTGTTGGCGCAGGTACGCCCCTTCTCCTCGATGCCCGTCGAACCCCTCCTCGAAGGTCGCGCCATCGCCCGGCGCGAGGTCACCGTTGCGAGTCCGGACGGCACCCCGATCCCCTTGTCCGTCTTCAGCCCCGCGAACAGCGATCGCACCGCTGCCGCACCCTGCGTCTACTGGATGCACGGCGGTGGGATGGTCATGGGCGACCGCTTCTCACAGATCGACATCCCGCTGGAGTGGCTCGACGAGTTCGGCGCCGTCGTGGTCTCCGTCGACTACCGGCTCGCGCCCGAGTCCACCGGCACCATCCCGGTCGACGACTGCTACCAGGGACTGCTCTGGATCGCCGACCACGCAGCCGAACTCGGCATCGACCCCGCCCGGATCATCGTCGCAGGCGCGAGCGCGGGCGGCGGCCTCGCCGCCGGCGTCACCCTGCTGGCCCGCGACCTCGGCACCCCGACGATCGCCGCCCAAGTCCTGATCGGCCCCATGCTCGACCACCGCAACACCTCCGCCTCCAGCCTCCAGTACTCGAACGGGCCCGGCGTCTGGACCCGCGAGATGAACGGATTCGGATGGCGCTGCCTCCTCGGCGACCTCACCGACGACGAGGTACCCGCATACGTCTCACCCGCCCTGGCCGACGACCTCGCGGGCCTGCCGACCACCTACATCGACACCGGCTCCGCCGAAGTCTTCCGCGACGAGGACACCGACTACGCCACCCGCATCTGGGCGGCCGGCGGCCAGGCCGAACTCCACGTCTGGGCAGGCGGCTTCCACGGATTCGACGCCCTGTACCCGCAGGCACACATCTCGGCCACAGCCCGCAGAACCCGCACCGACTGGCTCGCCCGGCTCCTGCCCACGAACCCCGCCGCTTAG
- a CDS encoding carbohydrate ABC transporter permease encodes MSRSRSRTWGKTTIGVVLTAVMLFPVYWMLNVSLTRDQDMRKSPPDLLPLHGTLAGYRTVLDDQLPYLGTSLVIGLGTVLLTVVLAAPAGYALAKLRPRGGGILSFVLLAAQMIPGIIMAMGFYAVYLQLGLLQSVPGLIVADSTLAVPFAVLIFTAFMSGIPGELLQAAQMDGAGTLRTFWSVVLPTSRNAVVTVSLFAFLWSWSDFVFASTLVNGGAHEPITLGIYHYIGNNNQQWNAIMATAVVASLPATVILVLAQRYVAAGVTAGAVKD; translated from the coding sequence GTGAGCCGAAGCCGCAGCCGTACGTGGGGCAAGACCACGATCGGCGTCGTGCTGACCGCGGTCATGCTCTTCCCGGTCTACTGGATGCTCAACGTGTCCCTGACCCGCGACCAGGACATGCGCAAGAGCCCCCCGGACCTGCTGCCGCTGCACGGCACCCTGGCCGGCTACCGCACCGTCCTCGACGACCAGTTGCCCTACCTCGGCACCAGCCTCGTCATCGGTCTCGGCACCGTCCTGCTGACCGTCGTCCTGGCTGCCCCCGCCGGCTACGCGCTCGCCAAACTGCGCCCGCGCGGCGGCGGCATCCTCAGCTTCGTCCTGCTGGCCGCGCAGATGATCCCCGGCATCATCATGGCGATGGGCTTCTACGCCGTCTACCTCCAACTCGGGCTGCTGCAGTCGGTGCCCGGCCTGATCGTCGCCGACTCCACCCTGGCCGTCCCCTTCGCCGTTCTGATCTTCACGGCGTTCATGTCGGGCATCCCCGGCGAACTCCTGCAGGCCGCGCAGATGGACGGAGCCGGCACCCTGCGCACCTTCTGGTCCGTCGTCCTGCCCACCAGCCGCAACGCCGTCGTCACGGTGTCGCTGTTCGCCTTCCTGTGGTCCTGGTCGGACTTCGTCTTCGCCAGCACCCTGGTCAACGGCGGCGCCCACGAGCCGATCACCCTCGGCATCTACCACTACATCGGCAACAACAACCAGCAGTGGAACGCCATCATGGCCACCGCCGTCGTGGCCTCGCTGCCCGCCACGGTGATCCTCGTCCTCGCCCAGCGTTACGTCGCCGCCGGCGTGACCGCCGGCGCCGTGAAGGACTGA
- a CDS encoding transposase, with product MHVMVTAASVTDREAGQTLLARLHERNWRVTRVWADGGYTGRLVDFARDVLSVALTVVRRSDDTSGFAVLPKRWLVERTFAWPMHSRRLVRDYERRTDTSEAVIQWSMTMVMSRRLARRPG from the coding sequence CTGCATGTGATGGTGACCGCCGCCTCGGTCACCGACCGGGAGGCGGGACAGACACTGCTGGCCCGGCTGCACGAGCGGAACTGGCGTGTCACGCGGGTGTGGGCCGACGGAGGCTACACCGGACGCTTGGTCGACTTCGCCCGCGACGTCCTGAGCGTCGCGCTGACCGTGGTCAGACGCAGCGACGACACCAGCGGGTTCGCCGTGCTGCCGAAGAGGTGGCTGGTGGAGCGCACGTTCGCGTGGCCGATGCACTCACGCCGGCTGGTCCGCGACTACGAAAGGCGCACCGACACCTCGGAGGCGGTGATCCAATGGTCGATGACCATGGTCATGAGCCGCCGACTCGCCCGGCGACCGGGCTGA
- a CDS encoding VOC family protein: MTSRLIALSFDAHQPERLAHFWSGVLNLERADDSCDGVALLSGNDAGYRLGFRPTQTQKAAQNRLHFDLTSSSLEDQQETVARALDLGAQHADVGQGPDASHVVLADPEGNEFCVIEPGNNFLAGCGFIGALACDGSQAVGYFWSEALGWPLVWDQDEETAIQSPNGGTKITWGGPPLMPDPGKDLHFDLAPDGDQQAEVERLLSLGAKRLDPAHGEDGAVLLADPDGNVFRVLAHR; encoded by the coding sequence ATGACCAGCCGACTCATCGCACTCTCCTTCGACGCGCACCAGCCCGAGCGTTTAGCGCATTTCTGGTCCGGGGTCCTGAACTTGGAGAGAGCCGACGACTCCTGCGACGGCGTCGCCCTGCTGTCCGGGAATGACGCCGGATACCGCCTCGGCTTCCGTCCCACCCAAACGCAGAAGGCCGCCCAGAACCGGCTGCACTTCGACCTGACCAGTTCCTCACTGGAGGACCAGCAGGAGACCGTGGCCAGGGCTCTCGACCTCGGCGCGCAGCACGCCGACGTCGGCCAGGGACCGGACGCGTCCCATGTGGTGCTCGCAGACCCTGAGGGCAACGAGTTCTGTGTCATCGAGCCGGGCAACAATTTCCTCGCCGGCTGTGGCTTCATCGGAGCGCTCGCCTGCGATGGCTCGCAGGCCGTGGGCTACTTCTGGAGCGAGGCTCTGGGCTGGCCGCTGGTCTGGGACCAGGACGAGGAGACCGCCATCCAGTCACCGAACGGCGGTACGAAGATCACGTGGGGTGGACCGCCGTTGATGCCGGACCCCGGCAAGGACCTGCACTTCGACCTCGCACCGGACGGCGATCAGCAGGCGGAGGTCGAGCGCCTGCTCTCCCTCGGAGCGAAGCGTCTCGACCCCGCCCACGGCGAGGACGGCGCGGTGCTGCTGGCCGACCCCGACGGCAACGTGTTCCGCGTGCTCGCCCACCGGTGA
- a CDS encoding cold-shock protein, which translates to MATGTVKWFNSEKGFGFIEQDGGGPDVFAHYSNIAAQGFRELQEGQKVNFDITQGQKGPQAENITPA; encoded by the coding sequence ATGGCTACAGGCACTGTGAAGTGGTTCAACTCGGAAAAGGGCTTCGGCTTCATCGAGCAGGACGGCGGCGGCCCCGACGTCTTCGCCCACTACTCGAACATCGCCGCCCAGGGCTTCCGTGAGCTCCAGGAAGGCCAGAAGGTGAACTTCGACATCACGCAGGGCCAGAAGGGCCCGCAGGCGGAGAACATCACTCCCGCCTGA
- a CDS encoding CE1759 family FMN reductase has product MTDTHSQLSLVVVSAGISAPSSTRLLADRIAQKTVDSLQDQGRIVATKVIELGPIALDIAQALVSGHPSDGLQPKIKELAAADGVIAATPVYTAGVSGLFKSFCDVLDTDLIVATPTLLSGTGGSSRHALVIEDQLRPTFSYLRALTVPTSVYAAPEDWSAPALGERIGRAATELAALMASGVAKRIADQAWAGYQHRFAGNATRAEQTAADIDFDSPLMRLAAGGDPIRKDRTSGT; this is encoded by the coding sequence ATGACCGACACGCACAGCCAGCTGTCCCTCGTGGTGGTCAGCGCGGGGATCAGCGCCCCCTCGTCGACCCGGCTGCTCGCCGACCGGATCGCGCAGAAGACGGTCGACTCGCTTCAGGATCAGGGCCGGATCGTCGCGACCAAGGTCATCGAACTCGGCCCGATCGCCCTCGACATCGCGCAGGCGCTCGTTTCCGGGCATCCCAGTGACGGTCTTCAGCCGAAGATCAAGGAACTCGCTGCCGCAGACGGCGTGATAGCCGCCACCCCGGTGTACACCGCCGGCGTGAGCGGACTGTTCAAGTCGTTCTGTGACGTCCTCGACACCGATCTGATCGTGGCCACGCCGACCTTGCTGTCCGGGACGGGTGGCAGCTCCCGGCACGCACTGGTCATCGAGGACCAGCTCCGTCCGACGTTCTCGTACCTGCGTGCGCTCACGGTTCCCACCTCGGTCTACGCCGCGCCAGAGGACTGGAGCGCGCCGGCGCTGGGCGAGCGCATCGGCCGCGCGGCAACGGAGCTCGCCGCTCTGATGGCCAGCGGTGTCGCCAAGCGAATCGCCGACCAGGCATGGGCCGGCTACCAACACCGCTTCGCCGGGAACGCTACGCGCGCGGAGCAGACAGCCGCCGACATCGACTTCGACTCACCGCTCATGAGACTCGCCGCCGGCGGCGACCCGATCCGGAAGGACCGCACTTCCGGCACGTGA
- a CDS encoding NADPH-dependent FMN reductase, producing the protein MTKIGIILGSTRPGRNGEAVAQWVLEHARRRTDAEYELVDLVDYKLPLLDEPYPPAMGQYSQPHTHQWAAKIASLDGFVIVTPEYNHSVPGALKNAIDFLAAEWANKSVGFVSYGSTGGTRAVEHLRLIAGELQMADVRSQVALSLFTDFENFTVFKPADAQADTLTATLDQIVSWTNALAPLRAS; encoded by the coding sequence ATGACGAAAATTGGCATCATCCTCGGAAGCACGCGGCCTGGGCGTAACGGCGAGGCCGTGGCCCAGTGGGTACTCGAGCACGCCCGGCGCCGAACCGACGCCGAGTACGAGCTCGTCGACCTGGTGGACTACAAGCTGCCGCTGCTGGATGAGCCCTACCCGCCGGCGATGGGCCAGTACAGCCAGCCGCACACTCACCAGTGGGCCGCGAAGATCGCCTCTCTCGACGGCTTCGTGATCGTCACACCTGAGTACAACCACTCGGTGCCCGGCGCGCTGAAGAACGCCATCGACTTCCTGGCGGCCGAATGGGCCAACAAGTCCGTCGGCTTCGTCAGCTACGGCTCCACCGGCGGCACCCGAGCGGTGGAACACCTGCGCCTGATCGCCGGCGAGCTGCAGATGGCCGACGTGCGCTCCCAGGTGGCACTCTCCCTCTTCACCGACTTCGAGAACTTCACCGTCTTCAAGCCCGCCGACGCTCAGGCCGATACCCTCACGGCCACACTCGATCAGATCGTCTCCTGGACCAACGCACTCGCACCACTGCGCGCCAGCTGA
- a CDS encoding CE1758 family FMN-dependent luciferase-like monooxygenase gives MEFGIFGVGDVTRDPVTGHTPSEGERIDSVVRTAKRADEVGLDVFAIGEHHNPPFIPSSPTLLLGHIAAMTERITLSTSVTLITTNDPVRIAEEYAMLQHLAKGRVDLVIGRGNTVPVYPWFGQDIRYGLELALENYNLLHRLWREDVVDWEGNFRSPLQGFTSTPRPLDDVPPFVWHGSIRTPEIAEQAAHYGNGFFANNILAPYGHFERLVAFYRQRYAHYGHGSPEQAIVGLGGQVHIAKKSQDAVKAFRPYFNGFPMFRGQSLEEYMKTTPLSVGSPQQVIDKTMDFRERFGDYQRQLWNVDGMGLPVEAALEQIELLGTEVVPVLRKEMAALRAPGVPETPTHASRVKAKYGDAQPRQPRPNPNRGDNVTGTSPYEDSDPAVAAHLPLVD, from the coding sequence ATGGAATTCGGGATCTTCGGAGTCGGCGACGTCACCCGCGACCCCGTCACCGGCCACACTCCCAGCGAGGGGGAGCGCATCGACTCGGTCGTGCGCACGGCCAAGCGGGCGGACGAGGTCGGTCTGGACGTCTTCGCCATCGGAGAGCATCACAACCCGCCGTTCATCCCCTCCTCGCCGACCCTGCTGCTGGGGCACATCGCGGCCATGACCGAGCGGATCACGCTCAGCACGTCGGTCACCCTCATCACCACCAACGACCCGGTGCGCATCGCTGAGGAGTACGCGATGCTCCAGCACCTCGCCAAGGGCCGGGTCGACCTGGTGATCGGGCGCGGCAACACCGTCCCGGTCTACCCGTGGTTCGGCCAGGACATCCGCTACGGCCTGGAGCTCGCGCTGGAGAACTACAACCTGCTGCACCGGCTCTGGCGGGAAGACGTGGTCGACTGGGAGGGTAACTTCCGTTCCCCGCTGCAGGGGTTCACCTCGACCCCACGACCGCTCGACGACGTCCCGCCGTTCGTGTGGCACGGCTCGATCCGCACCCCCGAGATCGCTGAGCAGGCGGCCCACTACGGCAACGGCTTCTTCGCCAACAACATCCTGGCCCCCTATGGGCACTTCGAACGACTCGTCGCCTTCTACCGGCAGCGCTACGCCCACTACGGGCACGGGAGTCCCGAACAGGCGATCGTCGGGCTGGGCGGACAGGTTCACATCGCCAAGAAGTCGCAGGACGCCGTGAAAGCGTTCCGCCCCTACTTCAACGGCTTCCCCATGTTCCGCGGCCAGTCGCTCGAGGAGTACATGAAGACCACCCCGCTCTCGGTCGGCAGTCCGCAGCAGGTCATCGACAAGACCATGGACTTTCGGGAGCGCTTCGGCGACTACCAGCGCCAGCTGTGGAACGTCGACGGTATGGGCCTTCCCGTCGAAGCCGCCCTCGAGCAGATCGAGCTCCTTGGCACCGAGGTCGTCCCCGTGCTCCGCAAGGAGATGGCCGCGCTCCGCGCGCCTGGCGTCCCTGAAACGCCCACGCACGCGAGCCGGGTCAAGGCGAAGTACGGGGACGCGCAGCCGCGCCAGCCACGCCCGAACCCCAACCGCGGCGACAACGTCACCGGCACCTCGCCTTACGAGGACAGTGACCCCGCCGTGGCTGCCCACCTCCCGCTGGTCGACTGA
- a CDS encoding carbohydrate ABC transporter permease has protein sequence MKQTSRPPHHRPAGVRNGAATAAPPPARTRKRRRPTSTQGAAWAFLAPVTLYLVLFYAYPLYRNLDLSLRNYTVRSFVQGDAPFTGLANYRTVFDNPTFAPALLHTALFTAVCLAFQYAIGLALAVFFQQHFPLSATLRALFLVPWLLPLIVSASTWSWMLNTDSGIVNAALHTIGIDPVNWLTSPSWSLTSVIIANIWIGVPFNLVVLYSGLQSVPPGLYEAAALDGAGAWRRFWSITFPLLRPVSAITLLLGLVYTLKVFDIIWIMTKGGPADSSTTFATWSYQLGFGNLLPAFGPGAAVGNLLVVTALVFGLVYVRVQRKQALS, from the coding sequence ATGAAGCAGACGAGCCGTCCGCCGCACCACCGGCCCGCGGGAGTCCGGAACGGGGCGGCCACCGCAGCCCCGCCCCCGGCCCGCACCAGGAAACGCCGCCGGCCCACCTCCACCCAGGGGGCCGCGTGGGCCTTCCTCGCCCCGGTCACCCTCTACCTCGTCCTCTTCTACGCCTATCCGCTCTACCGCAACCTCGACCTGAGCCTGCGCAACTACACCGTCCGTTCCTTCGTCCAGGGCGACGCCCCCTTCACCGGCCTCGCCAACTACCGCACCGTCTTCGACAACCCGACCTTCGCCCCGGCCCTGCTGCACACCGCCCTCTTCACCGCCGTCTGCCTGGCCTTCCAGTACGCCATCGGGCTGGCCCTCGCGGTCTTCTTCCAGCAGCACTTCCCGCTGTCCGCCACCCTGCGCGCCCTGTTCCTCGTACCGTGGCTGCTGCCGCTGATCGTCTCGGCCTCCACCTGGTCGTGGATGCTCAACACCGACTCCGGCATCGTCAACGCCGCCCTGCACACCATCGGCATCGACCCCGTGAACTGGCTGACCTCACCGTCCTGGTCACTGACCTCCGTGATCATCGCGAACATCTGGATCGGCGTCCCGTTCAACCTGGTCGTGCTCTACAGCGGCCTGCAGTCCGTCCCGCCCGGCCTGTACGAGGCCGCCGCCCTGGACGGGGCGGGAGCCTGGCGCCGGTTCTGGAGCATCACCTTCCCGCTGCTGCGCCCGGTCTCCGCCATAACCCTGCTCCTGGGACTGGTCTACACGCTCAAGGTCTTCGACATCATCTGGATCATGACCAAGGGCGGTCCGGCCGACTCCTCGACCACCTTCGCCACCTGGTCCTACCAGCTCGGCTTCGGCAACCTCCTGCCGGCCTTCGGCCCGGGCGCGGCCGTCGGCAACCTGCTCGTCGTCACCGCGCTGGTCTTCGGCCTGGTCTACGTCCGGGTGCAGAGAAAGCAGGCCCTGTCGTGA
- a CDS encoding AraC family transcriptional regulator codes for MYLEELRTLLARHARPDWTTTIDGVLISKVDRPDPPAPSMSGTLLAVIAQGAKRLALGEKVFEYGPGQYLVASVDLPVTGQFTQADPEQPALGFGLVLEPSAVAELLLEAGPGDAPRSSGGAPSGIAVSDAPAALLDAVVRLLRLLDEPRDRAVLAPLVKREILWRLITGEQGATVRQLGLADSSLSHISRAVRWIREHYAQPFRVEDVARQSGMGVSAFYRNFQAVTAMSPIQFQKQIRLQEARLLLATHPGDVTGVGHRVGYDNPSQFSREYRRQFGAPPSQDAARLRQAVRAPAGLLP; via the coding sequence ATGTACCTCGAAGAACTCCGCACCCTGCTGGCCCGCCATGCGCGGCCCGACTGGACCACCACCATCGACGGCGTCCTCATCTCGAAGGTCGACCGCCCTGATCCGCCGGCGCCTTCGATGTCCGGCACGCTCCTGGCGGTCATCGCGCAGGGCGCCAAACGCCTCGCCCTGGGTGAGAAGGTGTTCGAGTACGGGCCCGGGCAGTACCTGGTCGCATCCGTCGATCTGCCCGTCACAGGGCAGTTCACCCAGGCCGACCCCGAGCAGCCGGCGCTGGGGTTCGGTCTCGTCCTGGAACCGTCCGCCGTTGCCGAGCTGCTACTCGAGGCCGGGCCCGGAGACGCCCCCCGGAGCAGCGGGGGCGCGCCGTCGGGGATCGCCGTCAGTGACGCACCGGCCGCGCTGCTGGACGCGGTGGTCCGGCTGTTGCGCCTCCTCGACGAGCCCCGCGACCGGGCCGTACTGGCCCCGCTGGTCAAGCGCGAGATCCTGTGGCGTCTGATCACCGGCGAACAGGGTGCGACGGTTCGCCAGCTCGGCCTGGCCGACAGCAGCCTCAGCCACATCTCGCGGGCCGTGCGCTGGATCCGCGAGCACTACGCGCAGCCCTTCCGGGTCGAGGACGTGGCGCGGCAGTCCGGCATGGGCGTCTCCGCCTTCTACCGCAACTTCCAAGCGGTGACCGCGATGAGCCCCATCCAGTTCCAGAAGCAGATCCGGCTCCAGGAGGCCCGGCTGCTGCTCGCCACCCACCCCGGAGACGTCACCGGAGTCGGCCACCGCGTCGGCTACGACAACCCGTCGCAGTTCAGCCGGGAGTACCGCCGCCAGTTCGGCGCGCCCCCCAGCCAGGACGCCGCCCGCCTGCGTCAGGCCGTGCGTGCACCGGCGGGTCTCCTGCCCTGA
- a CDS encoding putative quinol monooxygenase: MIANYGFSATLTARPGMGDQLVDLLLTGLNEGSPGASEYCLVYLVSRSASDPDVVHVAEGWTSAEDHHRVFAGKTAQAIVAQIDPLLAKDSEYTDYVPVRGKSAL; the protein is encoded by the coding sequence ATGATTGCCAACTACGGCTTCAGCGCCACCCTGACTGCCAGGCCCGGTATGGGCGACCAGCTCGTCGACCTGCTGCTGACCGGACTGAACGAGGGCAGCCCCGGCGCGAGCGAATACTGCCTCGTCTACCTCGTCTCCCGCTCCGCGTCCGACCCCGACGTCGTCCACGTCGCCGAAGGCTGGACCAGCGCGGAGGACCACCACCGCGTCTTCGCCGGCAAGACCGCTCAGGCCATCGTGGCGCAGATCGACCCGCTGCTCGCCAAGGACTCCGAGTACACCGACTACGTTCCGGTCCGCGGCAAATCCGCCCTGTGA